A region of Desulfocurvibacter africanus subsp. africanus DSM 2603 DNA encodes the following proteins:
- a CDS encoding PTS sugar transporter subunit IIC — translation MFSLFRFQLNIGLLERPLAIGLVWGLLFGDLATAISISLFFELFWMDLIPAGTFIPPQMAASTLAALTLVEVYHFTAPPLAVLAIIACLPLAWLGTRIEAMERERQNKSYNELLRSSRGGMDAFSPGGLVRKGFVRMAIINWLFFLVSSITLVWIAGLVLPFLQRYVVLLPVKWWHVWFGASLGGLLSIRFRPGYILLAVAAAATAFAAYLANLGT, via the coding sequence CTGTTTTCCCTCTTCCGTTTCCAGCTCAACATAGGCCTCCTCGAGCGGCCGCTGGCTATCGGCCTCGTGTGGGGCCTGCTTTTCGGTGACCTGGCCACAGCGATTTCCATCAGCCTGTTCTTCGAGCTGTTCTGGATGGATCTCATACCTGCGGGCACTTTCATTCCCCCGCAAATGGCCGCATCGACCCTGGCGGCGTTGACTCTCGTAGAAGTCTATCATTTCACTGCTCCACCTTTAGCAGTGCTGGCCATCATCGCCTGTCTGCCCCTGGCCTGGCTTGGCACGCGCATCGAGGCCATGGAACGTGAACGGCAGAACAAGAGCTACAACGAGCTGCTGCGTTCTTCCCGTGGCGGAATGGACGCGTTCTCTCCCGGGGGGCTCGTGCGCAAGGGCTTCGTTCGAATGGCCATCATTAATTGGCTTTTCTTCCTCGTCAGCTCCATTACGCTCGTGTGGATCGCCGGATTAGTCTTGCCGTTCCTGCAGCGGTATGTTGTCCTGCTGCCGGTAAAATGGTGGCATGTCTGGTTCGGTGCCAGTCTGGGCGGTTTGCTTTCCATTCGTTTCCGGCCTGGGTACATTCTGCTGGCCGTGGCTGCGGCAGCTACAGCGTTTGCGGCTTATCTTGCAAATCTTGGTACATAA
- a CDS encoding PTS sugar transporter subunit IIB: protein MLWVRIDNRLIHGQIIETWLPYTGAALLIIANDELATDALRQEIMSLAIPNDVKVVFTKINAVTDLVARFSTGDRSNALVLFSSCPDARRAYEQGFAFEGLNIGNLHYSPGKRQICAHVALGDEDQSCIEFFSRKGVKLDFRCVPNDSVQVRIFS from the coding sequence ATGCTCTGGGTGCGCATCGACAACCGCTTGATCCATGGCCAGATCATCGAGACATGGCTGCCCTATACCGGGGCGGCGCTGCTTATTATTGCCAATGACGAACTGGCCACCGATGCCTTGCGCCAGGAGATCATGTCTTTGGCCATTCCCAACGATGTAAAAGTCGTTTTTACAAAAATCAATGCCGTGACCGATTTGGTGGCCCGTTTCAGCACTGGTGATCGGTCCAATGCCCTTGTCCTTTTTTCGTCTTGTCCCGACGCCAGGCGGGCATACGAGCAGGGCTTCGCCTTCGAAGGGTTGAACATCGGCAATCTCCATTACAGTCCTGGAAAGAGACAGATCTGTGCGCACGTCGCACTTGGCGATGAAGATCAGTCCTGCATCGAATTCTTCAGCCGTAAGGGTGTCAAGCTGGACTTCCGTTGCGTGCCCAACGATTCCGTCCAGGTGAGGATCTTTTCGTGA
- a CDS encoding PTS sugar transporter subunit IIA, which yields MKVIRKDQPKITGVIIVTHTDYGERLLAAAQLILGQQGGCRSIPVDVTSNVEETVRTIKAAIQDTDTGNGALILTDMFGGTPTNLSLSLLGTAHIEVITGVNLPMLLKVFGSRHLPPADLAREAKKAGVQGIVVAGEVLRQKIADG from the coding sequence ATGAAAGTTATACGCAAGGACCAGCCCAAGATCACGGGCGTCATCATCGTCACGCACACGGACTATGGCGAACGTCTGCTGGCAGCGGCTCAACTCATCCTGGGTCAGCAGGGTGGCTGCCGGTCCATCCCCGTGGATGTGACTTCCAATGTGGAAGAAACTGTCCGGACCATCAAGGCCGCCATTCAGGACACCGATACCGGCAATGGCGCCCTTATCCTGACGGACATGTTCGGCGGGACGCCCACCAACTTGAGTTTGTCCTTGCTTGGCACGGCGCATATCGAGGTCATCACCGGCGTGAACCTGCCCATGCTGCTCAAGGTATTCGGCAGCAGGCATCTGCCGCCGGCGGATCTGGCCCGTGAAGCCAAAAAAGCCGGTGTGCAGGGTATTGTCGTGGCCGGCGAGGTGCTGCGGCAGAAGATCGCAGACGGATAA
- the rapZ gene encoding RNase adapter RapZ, whose amino-acid sequence MPRPSPIPVLVLTGLSGAGKSTALNVFEDLGFFCVDGLPASMLPKLVSLYEGQEVLPGKGLALGMDIRQQDFLRQWGQARQDLAQYDISLQVIFIEAELPELMRRYATTRRPHPLESEQLGLQQALELERNLLEPVRAEADLVLDTTHYSVHDLRRVLQEKWSYLEEQTSGLRVHIISFGFKYGPPKEADLLFDLRFLPNPYFDLLLRPLTGKDQIVADYVFQDESGKLFANKLMEFVLFLLPLYAREGRFRVTIGLGCTGGRHRSVAAAEMLFRNLKEQGYAVSLEHRHIEKG is encoded by the coding sequence ATGCCTAGGCCTTCGCCTATTCCCGTGCTCGTTCTGACCGGGCTGTCCGGAGCAGGGAAGAGCACTGCCTTGAATGTGTTTGAAGATTTGGGTTTTTTCTGCGTGGACGGCCTGCCTGCATCCATGCTGCCCAAGCTGGTTAGCCTGTATGAGGGGCAGGAGGTGTTGCCCGGCAAGGGGCTGGCCTTGGGCATGGATATCCGTCAGCAGGATTTCCTTCGTCAATGGGGTCAGGCCCGGCAAGATTTGGCTCAGTATGACATCTCCCTGCAGGTCATCTTCATCGAGGCTGAACTGCCGGAGCTCATGCGCCGCTACGCCACCACCCGGCGGCCCCATCCGCTCGAGTCCGAGCAACTCGGCCTGCAACAGGCCCTTGAGTTGGAGCGGAACCTGCTGGAACCTGTGCGTGCCGAGGCCGACTTAGTGCTCGATACCACGCATTATTCGGTGCACGACCTCCGGCGCGTGTTGCAGGAGAAATGGAGTTATCTGGAGGAGCAAACCTCCGGCCTGCGCGTGCACATAATCTCCTTCGGCTTCAAGTACGGCCCGCCCAAGGAAGCCGACCTCCTCTTCGACTTGCGTTTTCTGCCCAATCCGTATTTCGATCTTCTGCTGCGTCCACTTACGGGCAAGGACCAGATTGTCGCCGATTATGTATTTCAGGACGAAAGCGGAAAGCTTTTTGCGAACAAGCTCATGGAGTTTGTTTTATTTCTTTTGCCGCTCTATGCTCGCGAGGGCCGCTTCAGGGTGACCATCGGTCTCGGCTGCACCGGGGGGCGGCATCGATCTGTCGCCGCCGCCGAGATGCTGTTCAGGAACCTTAAGGAACAGGGCTACGCCGTCAGTCTTGAGCATCGGCATATCGAGAAGGGCTGA
- a CDS encoding PTS sugar transporter subunit IIA, with translation MLIADYLHKNLVLPDLAAVAKSEALTELVEPLKSEFPDLDLANALQVLLEREQLGTTGIGDGVAIPHGKLVGLDRIILVVGRSRQGVRFESLDGKTCTIFFLVLAPEQAAGMHLRILAHISKLLKDEGFRRSFLEAEGRDELYTLLKTL, from the coding sequence ATGCTGATTGCGGATTACCTGCACAAGAATCTCGTTCTTCCGGACTTGGCTGCGGTAGCCAAGTCGGAGGCGTTGACTGAACTTGTCGAGCCTCTCAAAAGCGAATTCCCAGATCTGGACCTGGCCAATGCGTTGCAGGTCCTGCTGGAGCGCGAGCAGTTGGGCACGACTGGCATCGGCGATGGCGTGGCTATTCCTCACGGCAAGCTCGTGGGACTCGACAGGATCATTCTCGTGGTCGGCCGTAGCCGCCAAGGGGTGCGTTTCGAATCCCTGGATGGCAAGACATGCACCATTTTCTTCCTGGTGCTGGCTCCGGAACAGGCCGCGGGTATGCATCTGCGCATTTTGGCGCACATCTCCAAACTGCTCAAGGACGAGGGATTCCGGCGTTCCTTCCTTGAGGCCGAGGGGCGCGACGAGCTGTACACCTTGCTGAAAACACTTTGA
- the hpf gene encoding ribosome hibernation-promoting factor, HPF/YfiA family: protein MNIHFTFKNFEPSEHLKNYARTRFGKLSKHGINSAELQVNMSVEKHRHMAEVVLSGDSLHLSANEESQDMYATIDMVLDKLVAQVKKSGDKKSLRKKPGQTSVRLDVFSYAQAGDRKERTIIQTDSYIPKPMDVDEAAMQLESLGYEFLVFHNAETERVNVIYQRKDGNYGLIDPGI, encoded by the coding sequence ATGAACATCCATTTCACGTTCAAGAACTTCGAGCCTTCCGAGCACCTCAAGAACTACGCGCGAACCCGGTTTGGCAAGCTCTCCAAGCATGGGATCAACAGTGCCGAGCTGCAGGTCAATATGAGTGTCGAGAAGCATCGGCACATGGCCGAAGTGGTTCTTTCCGGCGATAGTCTGCATCTGTCCGCCAATGAGGAATCACAGGACATGTACGCCACCATCGACATGGTCTTGGATAAGCTCGTGGCGCAAGTCAAAAAGAGCGGCGACAAGAAATCCCTGCGCAAAAAGCCCGGACAGACTTCGGTTCGCCTGGACGTGTTCAGTTATGCGCAGGCCGGTGACCGCAAGGAGCGCACCATCATCCAGACAGACAGCTATATCCCCAAGCCCATGGATGTGGACGAGGCGGCCATGCAGCTGGAGAGCCTGGGGTATGAGTTCCTGGTCTTCCACAATGCCGAGACCGAGCGCGTCAATGTCATTTATCAGCGCAAGGACGGCAACTACGGCCTCATCGATCCGGGGATATGA
- the rpoN gene encoding RNA polymerase factor sigma-54: protein MGLELRQQLKLSQQLVMTPQLQQAIKLLQLSRLELLDTVQQELMENPLLEEGQASDLGNEIQALEVHEPVQEISKDRDEILTRELTRNADWEDYLGEFSSSGKQMQMRESEVPEDGVSFEARLSSKPSLEGHLFWQVRLSDFSEKQKQVSEIIIGCLSPAGYLQSTAEEIAAMAHTTPEEVEVILRRIQRFDPVGVAARTPQECLLVQLDVYEHNDPILRALVSEHLEDLEKRRYKPLARKFKITLDQLKEYLEVLQTLEPLPGASYSSTEPYYVSPDAYVYKFNDEFVIMLNEEGMPKLQLNSMYMDSLQGCNSSDKEYMQEKMRSAVWLMKSLYQRQRTLYKVLDSILRFQRDFFEEGVTHLKPLILKDVADDISMHESTVSRITTNKYVATPHGVFELKFFFNSALDLDDGSQVGSESVKALIKQLISDESSKRPLSDERIAEILKEKLQVNIARRTVAKYRSALGIESSSKRKQIF from the coding sequence ATGGGCTTAGAACTACGACAACAACTCAAACTTTCGCAGCAGTTGGTCATGACTCCCCAACTGCAGCAGGCGATCAAGCTGCTTCAGCTTTCCCGGCTCGAGCTGCTCGATACCGTGCAGCAGGAACTCATGGAGAACCCGCTGCTCGAAGAGGGACAGGCCAGTGATCTTGGTAATGAGATCCAGGCCCTTGAGGTCCATGAGCCTGTTCAGGAAATTTCCAAGGATCGCGATGAGATTCTGACGCGTGAACTGACCCGCAATGCGGACTGGGAAGATTACCTCGGTGAGTTTTCCAGCTCGGGCAAGCAGATGCAGATGCGCGAGTCCGAAGTTCCCGAGGATGGCGTCAGTTTCGAGGCTCGCCTTTCCTCAAAGCCGTCCTTGGAAGGGCACCTGTTCTGGCAGGTGCGGCTTTCCGATTTCAGCGAAAAGCAGAAGCAAGTCAGCGAGATCATTATCGGTTGCCTGAGCCCGGCGGGTTACTTGCAGTCCACGGCCGAGGAAATCGCGGCCATGGCGCACACCACGCCGGAAGAGGTCGAGGTGATCCTGCGGCGCATCCAGCGTTTCGATCCCGTGGGCGTCGCAGCCAGGACCCCTCAGGAGTGCCTGCTGGTGCAACTCGATGTCTATGAACACAATGACCCCATACTGCGGGCATTGGTTTCCGAGCATCTGGAAGACCTGGAAAAACGGCGCTACAAACCTCTGGCTCGCAAATTCAAGATCACTCTCGATCAGCTCAAGGAGTACCTTGAGGTTCTGCAGACCCTGGAGCCCTTGCCGGGAGCCAGCTACTCCTCCACCGAGCCGTACTATGTCAGCCCGGACGCCTACGTATACAAATTCAACGATGAATTCGTAATCATGCTCAATGAGGAGGGCATGCCCAAGCTGCAGCTCAACTCCATGTATATGGACAGCCTGCAGGGTTGCAATTCCTCGGATAAGGAATACATGCAAGAGAAGATGCGCTCGGCAGTCTGGCTCATGAAGAGCCTTTACCAACGCCAGCGTACGCTCTACAAGGTCCTCGACAGCATTCTGCGCTTTCAGCGCGACTTCTTCGAGGAGGGGGTCACCCATCTGAAGCCCCTTATCCTCAAGGATGTAGCCGACGATATCAGCATGCACGAGTCCACGGTCAGCCGCATTACGACCAACAAGTATGTCGCCACGCCTCATGGCGTTTTCGAGCTGAAATTTTTCTTCAATAGCGCCCTGGACCTTGATGACGGCAGCCAAGTAGGCTCGGAGAGCGTCAAGGCGCTCATCAAGCAGCTCATATCCGACGAAAGCTCCAAGAGGCCTCTCAGCGACGAGCGCATAGCCGAGATTCTCAAGGAAAAACTCCAGGTGAATATTGCCCGCAGGACCGTGGCCAAGTACCGCTCGGCCTTGGGCATCGAATCCTCTTCCAAGCGCAAGCAAATCTTCTGA
- the lptB gene encoding LPS export ABC transporter ATP-binding protein, which translates to MSQNEFSQLRAAGLKKRYGKRDVVSNVNLDITQGEVVGILGPNGAGKTTTFYMLAGVVKPNDGTVFLDQREITMLPLHERARLGISYLPQESSVFKKLTVRQNMDIILEHTGLSRRERAVRAEELLDELGITRLSGQKASSLSGGERRRLEIARALIRRPRFVFLDEPFAGVDPLAVLDIQDIIKGLKEKCIGVLISDHNVRETLSICDRAYLAYQGSIILEGSPEQIVSDPKAQQVYLGQGFRLQGRDI; encoded by the coding sequence ATGAGCCAGAACGAGTTCTCTCAATTGCGGGCTGCGGGCCTCAAGAAGCGTTATGGAAAGCGCGACGTTGTTTCCAATGTGAACCTGGACATCACTCAGGGAGAAGTGGTGGGCATCCTGGGACCCAACGGCGCCGGCAAGACGACCACCTTTTATATGCTGGCGGGCGTCGTGAAGCCGAATGACGGCACGGTATTCCTTGACCAGCGCGAAATTACCATGCTGCCGCTGCACGAACGGGCGCGGTTGGGCATCAGCTATCTGCCCCAGGAGAGTTCCGTATTCAAAAAGCTCACCGTGCGGCAGAATATGGACATCATCCTGGAGCATACGGGGCTCTCCCGCCGTGAGCGGGCCGTCAGGGCCGAGGAGCTATTGGATGAACTGGGCATCACGCGCCTTTCGGGCCAGAAGGCTTCGAGCCTTTCCGGCGGCGAGCGCCGTCGGCTCGAAATCGCCCGCGCCCTTATCCGCCGTCCCCGTTTCGTCTTCCTTGACGAGCCCTTTGCCGGCGTGGATCCCTTGGCCGTGCTGGATATCCAGGATATCATTAAAGGACTCAAGGAAAAATGCATCGGCGTGCTCATTTCCGATCACAACGTACGTGAAACCCTGTCTATTTGCGATCGAGCCTACCTGGCCTACCAAGGCAGCATAATCCTGGAGGGCTCCCCAGAGCAGATAGTCTCCGATCCGAAGGCACAGCAGGTCTACCTGGGCCAAGGCTTTCGTCTGCAGGGAAGAGATATCTAA
- a CDS encoding LptA/OstA family protein — translation MAWILPITAQAAEENLVPTKVTADRLTYSQEGNRAVFEGKVHVVRQDMELWADRIEIDLRPNGDGKSGASGPDMAFATTEGASRINRIIALGNVRMRRGQSEGKCRKATYLADKSMIILEGDPVLKEGENTLQGKEIRIYINENRSEVIGNTKRPVEMIFVTPEKGAEKKK, via the coding sequence ATGGCGTGGATACTGCCCATCACTGCCCAGGCCGCTGAGGAGAACCTTGTCCCCACCAAGGTGACAGCGGATCGTCTGACTTATTCCCAAGAAGGCAACCGGGCCGTATTTGAGGGCAAGGTGCATGTCGTTCGGCAGGATATGGAATTGTGGGCCGATCGTATCGAAATCGACCTGCGTCCGAACGGTGATGGCAAGAGCGGCGCCAGCGGACCGGATATGGCCTTCGCCACAACCGAGGGCGCTTCGCGCATCAACAGGATTATCGCCTTGGGCAACGTGCGCATGCGCCGAGGCCAGAGCGAGGGCAAATGCCGCAAGGCCACCTACCTGGCGGATAAGAGCATGATTATCCTGGAGGGCGATCCTGTCCTCAAGGAAGGTGAGAATACCCTTCAAGGCAAGGAAATACGGATCTATATCAATGAGAACCGTAGCGAGGTCATTGGCAACACCAAACGCCCCGTGGAGATGATCTTCGTTACCCCCGAGAAGGGGGCCGAGAAGAAGAAATGA
- the lptC gene encoding LPS export ABC transporter periplasmic protein LptC yields the protein MLRRLAVFFLVLSLLAVIGFALVKLTERAGLMPDLSGFVTDVEIDMAAKGIELTHGNEGKLIWRLRAESASYDQEKGLVLVQTPNIDYFTQPSDKLLHVRAPQGSVHQESSEVHFWPEVTAVYEKASLTAKEIMYDGQGLLTASGGAVVKQEGVTLMAPVMHFDLNARVFVAEGGVVVESGTDKIFTDPLKANAP from the coding sequence GTGCTCAGGCGTCTGGCCGTGTTCTTTCTGGTGTTGTCCCTGCTCGCCGTAATCGGCTTCGCGCTGGTGAAGCTTACCGAGCGAGCCGGGCTCATGCCCGATCTCAGCGGCTTCGTCACTGATGTCGAAATCGACATGGCCGCCAAGGGAATTGAACTAACCCATGGAAACGAGGGTAAGCTCATCTGGCGTTTGCGAGCCGAAAGCGCGAGCTATGATCAGGAGAAAGGACTCGTGCTCGTCCAGACTCCCAACATAGACTACTTCACGCAGCCAAGTGACAAATTGCTGCATGTCCGGGCCCCTCAAGGCTCCGTGCATCAGGAAAGCAGCGAGGTTCATTTCTGGCCTGAGGTTACGGCCGTATATGAAAAAGCCTCGCTTACGGCCAAGGAGATAATGTATGATGGCCAGGGTTTGTTGACCGCTAGCGGCGGAGCGGTCGTTAAGCAGGAAGGGGTCACGCTCATGGCGCCGGTCATGCATTTTGACTTGAATGCGCGCGTCTTTGTCGCGGAGGGCGGAGTGGTTGTCGAATCCGGTACTGACAAGATTTTTACTGACCCCTTGAAAGCTAATGCACCCTAG
- a CDS encoding KdsC family phosphatase: MTFEERARRVKLLVLDCDGVLTDGGLAYDEEGRITKRFDVQDGLGIKAGQHMGLDFAVISGLDHAGVARRIKDLGIKHYFAGHVQKLPILDALCAELGIRYDEIAYMGDDWVDAAPMARVGLPLAVPNAQPEIRALAAWVASAHGGHGAVREAVVMILKAQGTYEQAYRHWSG; this comes from the coding sequence ATGACATTTGAAGAACGCGCACGCAGGGTGAAGCTCCTGGTTCTGGATTGCGATGGAGTCCTGACCGACGGCGGGCTCGCGTACGACGAGGAAGGCCGCATCACCAAACGCTTCGACGTCCAGGACGGCCTTGGCATCAAGGCCGGCCAGCACATGGGTTTGGATTTCGCGGTCATAAGCGGCCTTGACCATGCAGGTGTCGCGCGCAGGATCAAGGATCTCGGCATCAAGCATTACTTCGCCGGCCACGTGCAGAAGCTGCCCATCTTGGACGCTTTATGCGCGGAATTGGGCATCCGTTACGACGAGATCGCCTATATGGGCGACGACTGGGTGGACGCGGCACCCATGGCTCGTGTAGGCTTGCCCTTGGCGGTGCCCAATGCCCAGCCCGAGATCCGGGCGCTGGCAGCCTGGGTCGCCTCGGCGCACGGAGGCCACGGGGCAGTGCGCGAAGCCGTCGTGATGATTCTCAAGGCCCAGGGCACATACGAGCAAGCCTATCGGCACTGGAGCGGCTAG
- a CDS encoding CTP synthase produces MQTKFIFITGGVLSSLGKGLAAASIGVLLKARGLKVTIQKLDPYINVDPGTMNPFQHGEVYVTEDGAETDLDLGHYERYLDAYMTQRNNFTSGSIYNSVITKERRGDYLGGTVQVIPHITDEIKRCITGVATNEDVVIVEIGGTVGDIEGQPFLEAIRQLRGELGKDNVLYIHLTLVPFLRTAGEVKTKPTQHSVKELRSIGIQPDIILCRSEVDLSKDIKDKIALFCNVDKDAVFTARDVKSIYEVPLEFYSEGVDQKIAIMLRLPAKNAALEQWKTLVYKLENPQGRVTIGIVGKYVDLKEAYKSLHEALIHGGVANDVAVDLVYVNSEEVQPRNVADKLKNLDGILVPGGFGSRGVEGKIEAIRYARENKVPFFGICLGMQCAVIEGARNVIGLDKANSEEFDLTTPHPVIYLMTEWYDFRSKCVQKRGKDSAKGGTMRLGGYPCEVKTDTKAFDAYRETDITERHRHRYEFNKAYFKQFEEHGYVFSGLSPNGELVEIVERQDHPWFLGCQFHPEFKSNPMRPHPLFREFIKAAKVNKETSK; encoded by the coding sequence ATGCAGACCAAGTTCATATTCATTACCGGCGGTGTTCTCTCTTCCCTGGGCAAAGGATTGGCGGCAGCCTCCATCGGTGTGCTGCTCAAGGCCCGTGGGCTCAAGGTGACCATCCAGAAGCTCGATCCCTACATCAACGTGGACCCCGGCACCATGAACCCTTTCCAGCACGGCGAGGTTTATGTGACCGAGGACGGAGCCGAGACCGACCTGGATCTGGGGCACTACGAGCGTTACCTCGACGCCTACATGACCCAGCGCAACAATTTTACCTCCGGAAGCATCTACAACTCGGTCATCACCAAGGAGCGCCGCGGCGACTACTTGGGCGGCACGGTTCAGGTCATTCCGCACATTACCGACGAGATCAAGCGCTGCATCACCGGCGTGGCCACCAATGAAGACGTGGTTATCGTGGAGATAGGCGGCACGGTTGGCGATATCGAGGGCCAGCCTTTCCTGGAGGCTATTCGGCAACTGCGTGGAGAATTGGGCAAGGACAACGTGCTCTACATCCACCTGACCCTCGTGCCCTTCCTGCGCACCGCAGGGGAGGTGAAAACCAAGCCCACTCAGCACAGCGTCAAAGAGCTGCGCTCCATCGGCATCCAGCCCGACATCATCCTGTGCCGCTCGGAAGTGGACCTGAGCAAGGATATCAAGGACAAGATCGCCCTGTTCTGCAACGTGGACAAGGACGCAGTGTTCACGGCCAGGGACGTGAAGAGCATCTACGAGGTGCCGCTTGAGTTTTACAGCGAGGGCGTAGACCAGAAGATCGCCATCATGCTGCGCCTGCCGGCCAAGAACGCGGCCCTGGAGCAGTGGAAAACCCTGGTCTACAAGCTGGAGAATCCCCAGGGCAGAGTGACCATCGGAATCGTGGGCAAGTATGTGGACCTCAAGGAGGCTTACAAGAGCCTGCACGAGGCGCTCATTCACGGCGGCGTGGCCAACGACGTGGCCGTGGATCTGGTCTACGTCAATTCCGAGGAGGTTCAGCCCCGGAACGTGGCTGACAAGCTTAAGAATCTTGACGGCATCCTCGTGCCCGGAGGCTTCGGCTCCCGTGGCGTGGAAGGCAAGATCGAAGCCATTCGCTACGCCCGCGAGAACAAGGTGCCCTTCTTCGGCATCTGTCTGGGCATGCAGTGTGCGGTTATCGAGGGCGCGCGCAATGTCATCGGGCTGGATAAGGCCAATTCCGAGGAGTTCGACCTGACCACTCCCCATCCGGTCATCTATCTCATGACCGAGTGGTATGATTTCCGCAGCAAGTGCGTGCAGAAGCGTGGAAAGGACAGCGCCAAAGGCGGCACCATGCGTCTTGGCGGCTATCCCTGCGAGGTCAAGACCGACACCAAAGCCTTCGACGCCTACCGGGAGACGGACATCACCGAGCGCCATCGCCACCGCTACGAGTTCAACAAAGCCTACTTCAAGCAGTTCGAGGAGCACGGCTACGTGTTCAGCGGCTTGTCGCCGAACGGAGAGCTGGTGGAGATCGTAGAGCGCCAGGACCATCCCTGGTTTCTGGGCTGTCAGTTCCATCCGGAGTTCAAGTCCAATCCCATGCGGCCGCATCCGCTTTTCAGGGAGTTCATCAAAGCCGCCAAGGTCAATAAGGAAACGTCCAAGTAG
- a CDS encoding phosphoribosylformylglycinamidine synthase subunit PurQ, with product MALVKALVITGYGTNCEKESAYAVRQAGADEVNVAYFSDLVSGRIRLDPFNYLIFPGGFLDGDDLGAAQAAALRWRYAKTSEGEPIVSQLERLFASGGVILGICNGFQLLVKLGLLPAMDGAYFERQASLGNNDSARFEDRWVQLKANPASPCVFTKDLGVLALPIRHGEGKMVFQDAELMGKVVRENLVALQYVHPETGEPTEEYPFNPNGSPLGIAGLTDPSGRILGLMPHPEAFNHPTNHPGWTRGEHAELGISVLAGGVRYLKAQ from the coding sequence GTGGCCTTAGTAAAAGCCCTCGTCATCACCGGCTATGGAACCAATTGCGAAAAGGAATCGGCCTATGCCGTGCGCCAGGCCGGCGCCGATGAGGTCAACGTCGCCTACTTCTCGGACCTGGTCTCGGGCCGCATCCGGCTGGACCCATTCAACTATCTTATCTTTCCAGGCGGCTTCCTGGACGGCGACGATTTGGGCGCGGCCCAGGCCGCGGCTTTGCGCTGGCGCTACGCCAAAACCTCCGAGGGAGAACCCATCGTCTCCCAACTCGAACGCCTGTTCGCGTCCGGCGGAGTAATCTTGGGCATATGCAACGGCTTCCAGCTCTTGGTCAAGCTCGGGCTGCTGCCTGCCATGGACGGCGCCTACTTTGAGCGCCAAGCCTCCTTGGGCAACAACGACTCCGCCCGTTTTGAGGACCGCTGGGTGCAGCTCAAGGCCAATCCTGCCTCGCCTTGCGTATTCACCAAGGACCTGGGCGTACTCGCCCTGCCCATACGTCACGGCGAAGGCAAGATGGTCTTTCAGGACGCCGAGCTCATGGGCAAGGTCGTGCGCGAGAATCTCGTGGCACTGCAATATGTCCATCCCGAGACTGGCGAGCCCACCGAAGAGTATCCATTCAACCCCAACGGCTCTCCCCTGGGCATCGCCGGCCTGACCGACCCTTCGGGTCGCATCCTCGGCCTTATGCCCCATCCCGAGGCCTTCAACCATCCTACCAACCATCCGGGCTGGACTCGCGGCGAACACGCCGAACTCGGCATCTCCGTGCTGGCGGGCGGCGTGCGCTACCTGAAGGCGCAGTAG
- the tadA gene encoding tRNA adenosine(34) deaminase TadA, whose amino-acid sequence MISPQLLPPVSPPAGWASWREVMDVALRQAHEAGSMGEVPVGAALLSAEGELLAQAHNAPLSLNDPTAHAEMLCLRQGASTLGNYRLTGCILAVTLEPCIMCLGALVHARIAGLVIGARDPKAGAVLSRLKGLRLPFLNHQFWVLEGIMAEECGTLLSSFFLRRRKARQDLLSP is encoded by the coding sequence ATGATCTCTCCTCAGTTGTTGCCTCCCGTTTCGCCGCCTGCAGGCTGGGCTTCCTGGCGCGAAGTCATGGATGTGGCTTTGCGCCAGGCGCACGAAGCAGGGAGCATGGGCGAAGTGCCCGTGGGCGCGGCCCTGCTTTCGGCTGAAGGAGAGCTGCTGGCCCAGGCGCACAACGCGCCTCTGAGCCTGAACGATCCCACGGCCCATGCCGAGATGCTCTGCCTGCGCCAGGGCGCGAGCACGCTCGGCAACTACCGCCTGACCGGCTGCATCCTGGCCGTGACCCTGGAGCCGTGCATCATGTGCCTGGGCGCCCTGGTCCACGCGCGAATCGCCGGGCTGGTCATCGGCGCCCGCGATCCCAAGGCCGGCGCAGTGCTGTCGCGGCTCAAGGGGCTGCGCCTGCCCTTCCTCAACCACCAGTTCTGGGTTCTGGAGGGCATCATGGCCGAGGAATGCGGCACGCTCCTGTCGAGCTTTTTCCTGCGCAGGCGAAAGGCACGCCAAGACCTGCTTTCCCCTTGA